A genome region from Erigeron canadensis isolate Cc75 chromosome 3, C_canadensis_v1, whole genome shotgun sequence includes the following:
- the LOC122591240 gene encoding tRNA wybutosine-synthesizing protein 5 isoform X2, with protein sequence MEEQDGLRVTKMDAIPSAKEFTSQIEPKNVPAVFHKCVNDWKAFSKWNPSTGGLDYLQELAGSSTVEVMLSKSAPVFYGDIRNHEMVQLPFSAFIGYCNSLQSKESHASCSSTEKLLPPSTYTEQDDLLAGNTLEQIYLAQVPIMNNEKEEKVQLGSLIEDIQTPPFLETKTLASINLWMNGAQTRSSTHYDPHHNLLCVVSGSKQVDLWPPSSCPFLYPMPLYGEASNHSSISIDEPDFSLHPRAEHSKKHSQRVILHAGDALFIPEGWFHQVDSENLTVAVNFWWRSEMMSGMLEHMDSYYLRRILKRLTDKEMNQMLCKTSPSVHNKPYEQSDEHSIKVSGGDKLNDGNMLQDLKPSVLESLHKLVSLVHDRVNATDLSYDMEKTGSKKTVVSELYNLEDDLVAHIFWILEPLDLQKMFLAMVVSPDSRPIC encoded by the exons ATGGAAGAACAAGATGGTCTTCGAGTTACCAAAATGGACGCAATTCCATCAGCCAAAGAATTCACTTCACAAATTGAACCTAAAAACGTTCCTGCT GTATTTCATAAATGCGTTAATGATTGGAAGGCTTTCAGTAAGTGGAATCCGTCAACTGGCGGTCTCGATTACTTACAG GAACTTGCAGGGTCGTCAACGGTGGAAGTTATGTTGTCCAAATCTGCTCCAGTCTTTTACGGTGATATCAGAAACCATGAGATG GTCCAGTTACCCTTTTCTGCCTTTATTGGATATTGCAATTCTTTGCAGAGCAAAGAAAGTCACGCTTCTTGCTCAAGTACAGAGAAGCTTTTGCCACCTAGCACTTATACCGAACAAGATGATCTATTAGCTGGGAATACGCTTGAACAAATTTATTTAGCACAG GTACCAATTATGAATAACGAGAAAGAAGAGAAGGTTCAATTAGGAAGTCTTATAGAAGACATTCAGACG CCCCCATTTCTGGAGACAAAGACCTTGGCTTCTATCAATCTATGGATGAATGGTGCTCAAACAAGATCAAGCACTCACTATGACCCGCACCATAACCTTCTATGCGTGGTTTCTGGCAGCAAACAAG TTGATCTGTGGCCCCCTTCATCATGTCCTTTCTTATATCCGATGCCTTTGTATGGTGAGGCATCAAACCACAG CTCTATTTCCATAGACGAACCAGATTTTTCTCTTCATCCAAGAGCAGAACACTCAAAAAAGCATTCTCAAAGGGTGATTCTTCATGCAGGAGACGCACTTTTCATTCCTGAAGGGTG GTTCCATCAAGTTGACAGTGAAAATTTGACTGTTGCTGTTAACTTTTGGTGGCGGTCTGAAATGATGTCTGGCATGTTGGAACACATGGATTCATACTATCTGCGCAGGATATTGAAAAG ACTGACTGACAAAGAAATG AATCAGATGCTGTGTAAGACTTCTCCTAGTGTGCATAACAAACCTTATGAACAATCAG ATGAGCATAGTATCAAGGTTTCTGGCGGGGATAAGTTGAATGATGGGAACATGCTACAAGATCTAAAGCCTTCTGTTCTCGAATCTCTTCATAAACTTGTTTCTCTAGTCCATGACCGTGTCAATGCTACTGATTTGAGTTATGACATGGAGAAAACAGGGTCCAAGAAAACTGTGGTCTCAGAATTGTATAACCTGGA